In one window of Hymenobacter nivis DNA:
- a CDS encoding thioesterase family protein, with amino-acid sequence MPVENPAENPVENAITYRTRWADMDPNGHMRHSAYADYAADQRVAVLARWGFGVARFAQLRLGPILFREETKFLKEIGIGEEIRVDGHLASVTPDGGRWTIVHTIYKADGRVAATVTVDGAWIDLDRRKLAVPPPELAAAFAAMPPYVAPAPRAS; translated from the coding sequence ATGCCCGTCGAAAATCCCGCCGAAAACCCCGTCGAAAACGCCATCACTTACCGCACCCGCTGGGCCGATATGGATCCCAACGGCCATATGCGCCACTCTGCCTATGCCGATTATGCCGCCGACCAGCGCGTGGCGGTGCTGGCCCGCTGGGGCTTTGGCGTGGCCCGGTTCGCGCAGCTGCGCCTGGGGCCCATCCTGTTCCGCGAGGAAACCAAATTCCTGAAAGAAATCGGCATCGGCGAGGAAATCCGCGTCGATGGCCACTTGGCGTCGGTGACGCCCGACGGCGGGCGCTGGACCATTGTGCACACCATTTACAAAGCCGACGGCCGGGTGGCCGCCACCGTGACCGTGGACGGCGCCTGGATTGACCTCGACCGCCGCAAGCTGGCCGTGCCGCCGCCCGAGCTGGCCGCGGCCTTCGCCGCCATGCCGCCCTACGTGGCGCCGGCTCCCCGCGCCAGCTAG
- a CDS encoding class I SAM-dependent methyltransferase translates to MTTLTAPDLLGQALLDYQRGRTTAALTVHCNAADDEPLPAAYFFRTLLQMPVLERRALDECRGRVLDVGAGAGCHALELQSRGFEVKAVDVSAGAVEVMGARGVRTAARHDLFAPLPAGERPYDTILLLMNGLGLAGTLDGLDRFLVHARTLLAPDGQILATSSDVSYLYEDEEGALVLDLNGPYYGEVEYTWSYKKQTGEPFPWLFIDAALLNDAAATAGYQADFLDEEEDGQYLVRLVPVGLAEAANQAI, encoded by the coding sequence ATGACTACCCTCACCGCTCCCGACCTGCTGGGCCAAGCCCTGCTCGACTACCAACGCGGCCGCACCACGGCCGCCCTCACCGTACACTGCAACGCGGCCGACGACGAGCCGCTGCCCGCCGCCTATTTTTTCCGCACCCTGCTGCAAATGCCCGTCCTGGAGCGCCGCGCCCTCGATGAGTGCCGCGGCCGCGTGCTGGACGTGGGCGCTGGCGCCGGCTGCCACGCCCTGGAGCTGCAAAGCCGCGGCTTTGAGGTGAAGGCCGTGGACGTGTCGGCCGGGGCGGTGGAGGTGATGGGGGCCCGCGGCGTGCGTACCGCGGCCCGCCACGACCTGTTTGCTCCGCTGCCGGCCGGCGAGCGGCCCTACGACACCATTTTACTGCTCATGAACGGCCTGGGGCTGGCGGGCACGCTCGACGGGCTCGACCGCTTTCTGGTTCACGCCCGCACGCTGCTGGCCCCCGACGGCCAGATCCTGGCCACGTCGTCCGACGTGAGCTACCTCTACGAGGACGAGGAAGGGGCTCTGGTGCTGGACCTGAACGGGCCCTACTACGGCGAGGTGGAGTACACCTGGTCGTATAAAAAGCAAACTGGCGAACCGTTTCCGTGGCTGTTTATCGATGCCGCCCTGCTGAACGATGCCGCCGCCACCGCCGGCTACCAGGCTGATTTCCTCGACGAGGAAGAGGACGGGCAGTACTTGGTTCGGCTCGTGCCCGTGGGCCTGGCCGAGGCCGCCAACCAAGCCATTTAA
- a CDS encoding DUF2256 domain-containing protein: MLPDKLRKGQLPTKICATCGRPFEYRKKWRNCWEEVKYCGEKCQRNKPKPGPASV, encoded by the coding sequence ATGCTCCCCGATAAGCTCCGCAAAGGCCAGTTGCCCACCAAAATCTGCGCCACCTGCGGCCGCCCCTTCGAGTACCGTAAAAAGTGGCGTAACTGCTGGGAAGAAGTAAAATACTGCGGCGAAAAGTGCCAGCGCAACAAGCCCAAGCCGGGCCCCGCCAGCGTCTAG
- a CDS encoding tyrosine-type recombinase/integrase, with product MARPVATEATITPFLRGDNLSVRWSFRGLKYRTKVLGVVAPVHLMKNGYVKNTHADHIGINQKIEQAQDLLKQATAILLATGDVTEQRINREYTRLLAEAQAAGVADEAVIKRKAAKKEQVRKIDTVVLIPSLQDEIAELEAQIVAKRKAMVNMQKEHHLYQDDRLVTFLDRYLERNKTKMVADTTQRTFRAFITTVTRFDANARIQDVGEDWLTRFETWLTTTNSFRSIHHMVPNPVTGKMARGAFIRFDEGTPRLNGTVTNYITKIKTVLNYFKLRPELLPVDCILTDSHKRYSFEQPISDGNVVALEADELLQLFRFRDYQRRTHEQAMDMFLFLCATSLRVSDLKKVVPGVVQHGSILVTARKTKKHNIKAVIPINSISAYVLEKYQYDFPANCCIDDTLINERVKEVLNYQYPNHQYVFPSFQTMDTIVQYCGSEEVKTTDTRANLITSHSGRRTFINLCLDANVPLNNIMQMTGHINVTTLMVYADKRRNIKKNMVNVFGFTNYPQVPVPLQLEA from the coding sequence ATGGCACGTCCTGTAGCAACTGAAGCTACCATCACCCCCTTTTTGCGCGGGGACAACCTATCCGTGCGGTGGTCATTCCGGGGGCTGAAGTACCGCACTAAAGTCCTTGGGGTTGTCGCACCGGTCCATCTGATGAAGAACGGCTACGTGAAGAACACCCACGCCGACCACATCGGTATCAACCAGAAAATCGAACAAGCCCAAGACCTGCTTAAGCAAGCCACTGCCATCCTGCTAGCCACCGGGGACGTGACCGAACAGCGCATCAACCGGGAATACACTCGGTTGCTGGCAGAAGCGCAAGCAGCGGGGGTGGCAGATGAAGCCGTGATCAAGCGGAAGGCAGCCAAGAAGGAACAGGTACGAAAGATTGATACGGTAGTCCTGATTCCTAGCCTACAGGATGAAATTGCGGAGCTAGAAGCGCAAATAGTTGCCAAGCGGAAGGCAATGGTCAACATGCAGAAGGAACACCACCTGTACCAAGACGATAGGTTGGTGACCTTCCTGGACCGGTACCTGGAACGCAACAAGACCAAGATGGTAGCCGATACCACCCAGCGCACGTTCAGAGCCTTTATCACCACCGTTACCCGCTTTGATGCCAACGCACGGATTCAGGACGTGGGGGAAGACTGGCTGACCAGGTTTGAAACGTGGTTGACCACAACTAATTCCTTCCGCTCTATTCACCATATGGTGCCGAACCCCGTGACGGGGAAGATGGCACGGGGTGCCTTTATCCGCTTTGATGAAGGTACCCCCCGCTTGAACGGCACGGTTACCAACTACATCACCAAGATTAAGACCGTGCTGAACTACTTCAAGTTGCGCCCCGAATTGTTGCCGGTGGACTGCATCTTGACCGATAGCCACAAGCGTTATTCTTTTGAACAACCAATTAGCGATGGCAACGTGGTCGCCCTGGAAGCCGACGAATTGTTACAGCTATTCCGGTTTCGCGATTACCAGCGCAGAACCCACGAACAGGCAATGGACATGTTCTTGTTTCTATGCGCAACATCCCTACGGGTATCGGACCTGAAGAAGGTTGTCCCCGGGGTAGTCCAGCACGGCAGCATCCTGGTCACGGCGCGCAAGACCAAAAAGCACAACATCAAGGCAGTCATCCCCATCAACAGCATAAGCGCTTACGTGCTGGAAAAGTATCAATACGACTTCCCCGCCAACTGCTGCATTGACGACACGCTGATCAATGAACGCGTGAAAGAAGTCTTGAATTACCAGTACCCCAACCACCAGTACGTGTTCCCTTCCTTCCAAACGATGGACACCATCGTCCAATATTGCGGCAGCGAAGAAGTCAAGACCACCGACACCCGCGCCAACCTCATCACCAGTCACAGCGGCAGAAGAACATTCATCAACTTGTGTTTGGATGCAAACGTCCCGCTCAATAACATCATGCAAATGACGGGGCATATCAACGTGACGACCCTGATGGTGTACGCGGACAAGCGTAGGAATATCAAGAAGAACATGGTGAACGTATTCGGCTTCACCAACTACCCTCAAGTCCCAGTACCCTTGCAGCTAGAAGCCTAA